From the Fusobacterium simiae genome, one window contains:
- the creD gene encoding cell envelope integrity protein CreD → MDNNLQPQIPPYARRTVSPVMKKIVFLFVLTILLLIPLALIGNLINDRGKLYKQTITNIGNEWGKSQKIIAPVITISYKDTGINNKDSASNVSNTKAVAVVPVERRFAILPEELNATIEMKDEVRQRGIYNATVYNANVKLKGYFSAKDFPEDKEDVQGCVSIGLTDTKALIKINKFKIGDMEQDLEAMSGTMAAPLITNGISGQLGPEHNSIMDKEKIPFEIDIDFRGSRDISILPLGKKNHFEIKSNWKSPSFSGVLPTERTIDENGFSAVWEVSNLIRNYPQIIDINNDQFSDFYQDGVVYSEYDDETTYSDNNDDGSAIVKVALFDSVTSYTQIYRACYYGILFIGMSLVVVFIFEIVSKKVAHYVQYGVVGFSLVIFYLLLLSLSEHIGFEWSYLISSLAIVIPNSLYITSMTSSKKFGIGMFIFLSGIYAILFSILRMEQYALLTGSLLILAVLYAVMYLTKKADIFQSLENRSE, encoded by the coding sequence ATGGATAATAATTTACAGCCACAAATACCACCTTATGCAAGAAGGACAGTTTCACCTGTTATGAAAAAAATTGTCTTTTTGTTTGTACTTACAATTCTATTATTAATACCTTTAGCACTAATAGGAAATTTAATAAATGATAGAGGGAAGCTATACAAACAAACAATAACCAATATTGGAAATGAATGGGGGAAAAGTCAAAAAATTATTGCACCTGTAATTACCATTTCATATAAAGATACAGGGATAAATAACAAAGATAGTGCTAGTAATGTTAGTAATACAAAAGCTGTTGCAGTAGTCCCAGTTGAAAGAAGGTTTGCAATATTACCAGAGGAACTTAATGCTACTATTGAAATGAAAGACGAGGTAAGGCAAAGAGGTATATACAATGCAACTGTCTATAATGCAAATGTTAAATTAAAAGGATATTTTTCAGCTAAAGATTTTCCAGAGGATAAAGAAGATGTACAAGGTTGTGTGTCTATTGGTTTAACAGATACAAAAGCCCTTATAAAAATCAATAAATTTAAGATAGGAGATATGGAACAAGATTTAGAAGCTATGTCAGGAACAATGGCGGCTCCTTTAATTACAAATGGGATATCTGGGCAACTAGGACCTGAACATAATAGTATTATGGATAAAGAAAAAATTCCTTTTGAAATAGATATTGATTTTAGAGGAAGCAGGGATATTTCAATATTACCACTTGGAAAGAAAAATCATTTTGAAATAAAATCTAATTGGAAATCTCCAAGTTTTTCAGGAGTATTACCTACTGAAAGAACTATTGATGAAAATGGTTTTTCTGCTGTATGGGAAGTTTCAAATTTAATTAGAAATTACCCTCAAATTATAGATATAAATAATGATCAATTTTCTGATTTTTACCAAGATGGAGTTGTTTATAGTGAATATGATGATGAAACAACATATTCTGATAATAATGATGATGGAAGTGCTATTGTAAAAGTAGCTTTATTTGATTCAGTAACTAGTTATACTCAAATATATAGAGCTTGTTATTATGGAATATTGTTTATAGGTATGAGTTTAGTTGTGGTTTTTATATTTGAAATTGTTAGCAAAAAAGTTGCACACTATGTACAATATGGAGTTGTAGGATTTTCACTTGTTATATTCTATTTATTGCTTTTGTCATTGTCAGAACATATAGGTTTTGAATGGTCTTACTTAATTTCTTCATTGGCAATAGTAATTCCAAACTCTTTATATATAACAAGTATGACTTCTAGTAAAAAGTTTGGTATAGGAATGTTTATTTTCCTAAGTGGTATCTATGCAATACTATTCTCTATTTTAAGAATGGAACAATATGCACTACTTACTGGAAGTTTATTAATACTTGCTGTACTTTATGCAGTGATGTACTTAACAAAGAAAGCAGATATTTTCCAAAGTCTTGAAAATAGAAGCGAATAA
- a CDS encoding YibE/F family protein, with protein sequence MKKFLVFVIFLLSSSVIFSEETKEEYLSGKIIALVSEETSDEEGVAKLQKFNVKLLEGVDKGEVVEIDLPIYKDDEYNINAKVGDRVVVYKTFDNYGNDEMQMQYYISDVDKRVELYIMGISFVVLVLLIAKKNGLKALFALIVTISFIIKIFIPAIYSGHSPILFAIITAVFSSLVTIYFTVGMNKKFFVALLGVTGGVLIAGILSYIFTYRMRLNGFLDSDLLASAYLLKNIKIKELIPAGVIIGSLGAVMDVAVSITSSINELHETDPNMSKKSMFKSAINIGNDIIGTMINTLILAYIASSIFTLLLIYIQANEYPLIRILNFQDIAVEIMRSICGSIGILISVPLTAYIGTMIYKKN encoded by the coding sequence ATGAAAAAATTCCTTGTATTTGTAATATTTTTATTAAGTTCCTCTGTTATCTTTTCAGAAGAAACAAAAGAGGAATATCTATCTGGAAAAATTATTGCTCTTGTTTCTGAAGAAACTTCAGACGAAGAAGGTGTGGCAAAATTACAAAAATTTAATGTAAAGCTCTTAGAAGGTGTAGATAAAGGAGAAGTTGTTGAAATTGACTTACCTATATATAAAGATGATGAATATAATATTAATGCTAAAGTTGGGGATAGAGTTGTAGTTTACAAAACATTTGATAATTATGGTAATGATGAAATGCAAATGCAATACTATATTTCTGATGTAGATAAAAGAGTAGAGTTATACATAATGGGAATCAGTTTTGTTGTTCTTGTTCTTTTAATTGCAAAAAAAAATGGTTTAAAAGCCTTATTTGCACTTATTGTAACTATTTCTTTTATTATAAAAATCTTTATTCCTGCAATATATAGCGGACATTCTCCTATACTTTTTGCAATAATAACTGCTGTATTTTCATCATTGGTAACAATATATTTCACAGTGGGTATGAATAAAAAGTTTTTTGTTGCACTGTTAGGCGTTACTGGAGGAGTTTTAATTGCAGGTATACTTTCATATATATTTACATATAGAATGCGTCTTAATGGTTTTTTAGACTCTGACCTTTTAGCTTCTGCTTATCTTTTAAAAAACATTAAAATAAAAGAACTAATTCCAGCAGGAGTCATTATTGGAAGTTTGGGTGCTGTAATGGATGTGGCAGTTTCAATAACTTCATCCATCAATGAATTACATGAAACAGATCCAAATATGTCTAAAAAATCTATGTTTAAATCAGCTATAAATATAGGTAATGATATTATAGGAACTATGATTAACACTTTAATACTTGCTTATATTGCAAGTTCTATATTTACATTATTACTTATCTATATACAAGCAAATGAATATCCACTTATTAGAATTTTAAATTTCCAAGATATTGCTGTTGAAATTATGAGATCTATCTGTGGAAGTATTGGAATTTTAATATCTGTTCCTTTGACTGCATATATAGGAACTATGATATATAAGAAAAATTAG
- a CDS encoding FAD-dependent oxidoreductase → MERIYDMIVIGGGPAGLSAGIYGGRAKLDVLIIEKENKGGQISLTSEVVNYPGILEISGSEFMTQTRKQAQGFGVNFVQEEVVDMDFSQKIKTIKTNNAEYKTLSVVIATGAAPRKLGFPGEQEFTGRGVAYCATCDGEFFTGMDIFVVGAGFAAAEEAMFLTKYGKSVTIIAREPDFTCAKSIGDKVKAHPKITVKFNTELMELTGDVKPTAAKFKNNVTGEVTEYKAKVGETFGVFVFVGYAPSSQIFKGHIKIDEAGFIPTNEDLMTNVDGVFAIGDIRPKRLRQVVTAVADGAIAATSIEKYVHDLRDELGIKKEEKEEEKTTSVTTEQEHFLDDELRQQLVAVVDRFENPVEIVVFKDPNNEESLNIENAVKDIASISPEKLKFSSYNKGENKELEAKVKITRTPTIAILDKDGNFAGLKYSSLPSGHELNSFILGLYNVAGPGQKVTSDSLEKIEKIKKPINIKIGISLSCTKCPKTVQATQRIATLNKNVEMEMINIFTFQDFKNRYDIMSVPAIIVDDQHVYFGEKTVEDMLEIINK, encoded by the coding sequence ATGGAAAGAATTTATGATATGATAGTTATTGGTGGAGGTCCTGCTGGTTTATCTGCTGGAATATATGGTGGAAGAGCAAAATTAGATGTTTTAATTATAGAAAAAGAAAATAAAGGTGGGCAAATAAGTCTTACAAGTGAAGTTGTAAACTATCCTGGAATATTGGAAATTTCTGGAAGTGAATTTATGACTCAAACTAGAAAACAAGCACAAGGTTTTGGAGTTAATTTTGTTCAAGAAGAAGTTGTAGATATGGACTTCTCTCAAAAGATAAAAACTATCAAAACTAATAATGCAGAATATAAGACTCTTAGTGTTGTTATAGCAACTGGTGCTGCACCAAGAAAATTAGGTTTCCCTGGTGAACAAGAATTTACAGGAAGAGGTGTAGCATACTGTGCCACTTGTGATGGTGAATTTTTTACAGGAATGGATATCTTTGTTGTAGGTGCAGGTTTTGCTGCAGCTGAGGAAGCTATGTTTTTAACAAAATATGGAAAATCTGTAACAATAATAGCAAGAGAACCAGATTTTACTTGTGCTAAATCAATAGGAGATAAAGTAAAAGCTCATCCAAAAATTACAGTTAAATTTAACACAGAATTAATGGAATTAACAGGAGATGTTAAACCAACAGCTGCTAAATTTAAAAATAATGTAACAGGAGAAGTTACCGAATATAAAGCAAAAGTTGGAGAAACATTTGGAGTATTTGTATTTGTTGGGTATGCACCTTCAAGCCAAATATTCAAAGGACATATAAAAATAGACGAAGCAGGTTTTATTCCTACTAATGAAGATTTAATGACTAATGTAGATGGAGTATTTGCAATAGGAGATATCAGACCTAAAAGATTAAGACAAGTTGTAACAGCTGTTGCTGATGGAGCTATTGCAGCTACAAGTATAGAAAAATATGTTCATGATTTAAGAGATGAATTAGGAATTAAGAAAGAAGAAAAAGAGGAAGAAAAAACAACTTCTGTTACTACCGAACAAGAACATTTCTTAGATGATGAATTAAGACAACAATTAGTTGCTGTTGTTGATAGATTTGAAAATCCAGTAGAAATTGTGGTTTTTAAAGATCCTAACAATGAAGAATCTTTAAATATAGAAAATGCAGTAAAAGATATAGCTTCTATATCTCCTGAAAAATTAAAATTCTCATCATATAATAAAGGAGAAAATAAAGAATTAGAAGCTAAGGTAAAAATTACAAGAACACCTACAATAGCTATTTTAGATAAAGATGGTAATTTTGCAGGTTTAAAATATTCAAGTTTACCAAGTGGTCATGAATTAAACTCATTTATACTTGGACTATACAATGTTGCAGGACCAGGACAAAAAGTTACTAGTGACAGTTTAGAAAAAATTGAAAAAATTAAAAAACCAATAAATATTAAAATTGGAATTTCGTTGTCTTGTACTAAATGTCCAAAGACAGTTCAAGCAACTCAAAGAATTGCAACATTAAATAAAAATGTTGAAATGGAAATGATAAATATTTTCACTTTCCAAGATTTTAAAAATAGATATGACATTATGAGTGTACCAGCTATTATAGTTGATGATCAACATGTATATTTTGGAGAAAAAACAGTTGAAGATATGCTAGAAATAATTAATAAGTAA
- the rpsO gene encoding 30S ribosomal protein S15 → MRTKAEIIKEFGKSEADTGSTEVQIALLTEKINHLTEHLRVHKKDFHSRLGLLKMVGQRKRLLAYLTKKDLEGYRALIAKLGIRK, encoded by the coding sequence ATGAGAACAAAGGCAGAAATTATTAAAGAATTTGGAAAATCAGAAGCAGACACTGGATCTACAGAAGTTCAAATAGCTCTACTTACTGAAAAAATTAATCACTTAACTGAACACCTAAGAGTGCATAAAAAAGATTTCCACTCAAGATTAGGGTTATTAAAGATGGTTGGACAAAGAAAAAGATTACTTGCTTATTTAACTAAGAAAGATCTTGAAGGGTACAGAGCTTTAATTGCTAAATTAGGAATAAGAAAGTAA
- a CDS encoding YARHG domain-containing protein produces MRKIFLTILFCFLSVLSFSNDWEFGSEGEHIIPLKGSNVAIKKEKITLKLTKDGMLVNVKFTFDSPNTENKIIGFVTPESGNGEEEDEKGNRKPEPLKIKDFKTTVNGKEVKSNVELLSKLLSKGILDNNIIKEYTEKEKNFYNYVYYFNADFKQGINVVEHSYFYTGSYGIFERDFDYVVTTISKWKNKTVEDFEIEIHPGNYFVKLPYSFWKNNKKIDWEIVGKGKMVTIAPTKPNDEDVDRIEKYGVIYLKLDNGSVRYKAKNFSPNEDFYMVRIDNILGFEYEYPKEKVQGYKFKDKYFEIVSIGIGYEDTDFIKEYQQDLNDKDLDIIYNYPYALAGYDFGRKDLKDYFSQFIWYSPVSKNVKIDPSYNNIIKAVNEVKARRKK; encoded by the coding sequence ATGAGAAAAATTTTTCTAACAATTTTATTTTGCTTTTTAAGTGTTCTATCATTTTCAAATGACTGGGAATTTGGATCTGAGGGAGAACACATAATACCCTTAAAAGGTTCCAATGTAGCTATTAAAAAGGAAAAAATTACTTTAAAATTGACAAAAGATGGAATGTTAGTTAATGTAAAATTTACTTTTGACAGCCCTAATACTGAAAATAAGATAATAGGTTTTGTTACTCCTGAAAGTGGTAATGGTGAGGAAGAAGATGAAAAAGGAAATAGAAAACCTGAACCTTTAAAAATTAAAGATTTTAAAACTACTGTAAACGGTAAAGAAGTTAAATCTAATGTTGAATTATTATCTAAATTACTTTCAAAAGGAATTTTAGATAACAATATTATAAAAGAATATACAGAAAAAGAAAAAAATTTCTATAACTATGTTTACTATTTCAATGCGGATTTTAAACAAGGTATAAATGTTGTAGAACATAGCTATTTTTACACTGGTTCTTATGGAATATTTGAAAGAGATTTTGATTATGTAGTAACTACTATTTCTAAATGGAAAAATAAGACTGTTGAAGATTTTGAAATTGAAATCCATCCTGGAAACTATTTTGTTAAATTACCTTATTCTTTCTGGAAAAATAATAAAAAAATAGATTGGGAAATTGTTGGTAAAGGAAAAATGGTTACAATAGCTCCAACTAAACCTAATGATGAAGATGTAGATAGAATTGAAAAATATGGAGTAATTTATTTAAAACTTGATAATGGTTCTGTAAGATATAAGGCAAAAAATTTTTCTCCTAATGAAGATTTCTATATGGTTCGTATAGATAATATTTTAGGGTTTGAATATGAATATCCAAAAGAAAAAGTTCAGGGATACAAATTTAAAGATAAATATTTTGAAATTGTATCTATCGGAATTGGCTATGAAGATACTGATTTTATAAAAGAATATCAGCAAGATTTAAATGATAAGGATTTAGATATAATTTATAACTACCCTTATGCCCTAGCTGGATATGACTTTGGTAGAAAAGATTTAAAAGATTATTTCTCACAATTTATTTGGTATAGTCCAGTTAGCAAAAATGTAAAAATTGATCCTAGTTACAATAATATAATAAAAGCTGTTAATGAAGTAAAAGCAAGGAGAAAAAAATAA
- the ftsH gene encoding ATP-dependent zinc metalloprotease FtsH — MNDNQFENEDLKDKDDSEVHEKQENKENNKEEQKQDSQNENKKEDNNSEDKKSSEENKKQDDKYNPFSRRDEEKRRVVGKAVKVNFNFKGLLMLIFIITLAVVVPSIMDENSKSKTNDISYSAFIQNIENKTINVVEEKDGYVYGYKVNPNTTTSQTTQNKSDSIKAKLGLKTNEEVQGFRARLITNRLGEDSNLMTIINNNSMMIQSADPPEPSLLLSVILTFLPYILMIGFLVFMLNRMNRGGSGGGPQIFNMGKSRAKENGENISNVTFADVAGIDEAKQELKEVVDFLKEPEKFRKIGAKIPKGVLLLGQPGTGKTLLAKAVAGEAKVPFFSMSGSEFVEMFVGVGASRVRDLFNKARKNAPCIVFIDEIDAVGRKRGTGQGGGNDEREQTLNQLLVEMDGFGTEETIIVLAATNRADVLDKALTRPGRFDRQVYVDMPDLKGREEILRVHAKNKKFASDVDFKIIAKKTAGMAGADLANILNEGAILAARSGRTEITMADLEEASEKVVMGPEKRSKVIADIDKKITAYHEAGHAVVNYIQGGETKVHKITVIPRGPAGGYTMPLPAEERMFHSKKYFLNEMSELYGGRAAEEVIFGKEYITTGASSDIQRATAIARYIVTQIGMDEKFGPVLLDGTQDGDMFQRKYYSEQTGKEIDDEIRKLVKERYQKAIDILNENRNKLEAVTNRLLEKETIMGDEFEAIMADENI; from the coding sequence ATGAACGATAATCAATTTGAAAATGAAGATTTAAAAGATAAAGATGATTCTGAAGTTCATGAGAAACAAGAAAATAAAGAAAATAATAAAGAAGAGCAAAAACAAGATAGTCAAAATGAAAATAAAAAAGAAGATAACAACTCCGAAGATAAAAAATCATCTGAAGAAAATAAAAAACAAGATGACAAATATAATCCTTTTAGTAGGAGAGATGAAGAAAAAAGGAGAGTTGTTGGAAAGGCTGTAAAAGTAAATTTTAACTTCAAAGGTTTATTAATGCTAATCTTTATAATAACTTTGGCAGTAGTTGTTCCTAGTATAATGGATGAAAATTCTAAAAGTAAAACTAATGACATAAGTTATTCTGCTTTTATTCAAAATATTGAAAATAAAACTATCAATGTTGTAGAAGAAAAAGATGGTTATGTATACGGATATAAGGTAAATCCTAATACTACTACTAGTCAAACTACCCAAAATAAATCAGATAGTATTAAAGCTAAATTAGGATTAAAAACAAATGAAGAAGTTCAGGGTTTCAGAGCTAGACTTATAACAAACAGATTAGGTGAAGATAGTAACTTAATGACTATTATAAACAATAATTCTATGATGATTCAATCTGCTGATCCACCTGAACCATCTTTATTGCTTAGTGTAATATTGACATTCTTACCTTATATACTAATGATAGGATTTTTAGTATTTATGCTAAATAGAATGAATAGAGGTGGCAGTGGCGGAGGACCACAAATATTCAATATGGGTAAATCAAGAGCTAAAGAAAATGGAGAAAATATTTCTAATGTAACTTTTGCTGATGTTGCTGGTATTGATGAAGCTAAACAGGAATTAAAAGAAGTTGTTGATTTCTTAAAAGAACCTGAAAAATTTAGGAAAATTGGAGCAAAAATTCCTAAAGGCGTTCTTCTTTTAGGTCAACCTGGAACAGGTAAAACTCTACTTGCAAAAGCAGTTGCTGGTGAAGCTAAAGTACCTTTCTTTAGTATGTCTGGTTCTGAATTTGTGGAAATGTTTGTTGGAGTTGGAGCTTCAAGAGTTAGAGATTTATTTAATAAAGCAAGAAAAAATGCACCTTGTATAGTATTTATAGATGAAATAGATGCTGTTGGTAGAAAAAGAGGAACTGGGCAAGGTGGAGGAAATGATGAAAGAGAACAAACTCTAAATCAACTTCTTGTTGAAATGGATGGTTTTGGTACTGAAGAAACTATTATTGTTTTAGCAGCAACAAACAGAGCTGATGTCTTAGATAAAGCCTTAACAAGACCTGGAAGATTTGACAGACAAGTTTATGTTGATATGCCAGATTTGAAAGGTAGAGAAGAAATATTAAGAGTTCATGCTAAGAATAAAAAATTTGCTTCAGATGTAGATTTTAAAATTATTGCTAAGAAGACAGCTGGTATGGCTGGAGCAGATTTAGCTAATATTTTAAATGAAGGAGCTATACTTGCGGCAAGATCTGGTAGAACTGAAATCACTATGGCTGATTTAGAAGAAGCTTCTGAAAAGGTTGTTATGGGACCTGAAAAAAGATCAAAAGTTATTGCCGACATAGATAAAAAAATAACTGCTTATCATGAAGCTGGACATGCTGTTGTAAATTACATACAAGGCGGTGAAACAAAAGTTCATAAAATAACAGTAATACCTAGAGGACCAGCTGGAGGATACACTATGCCTTTGCCAGCAGAAGAAAGAATGTTTCATTCTAAAAAATATTTCTTAAATGAAATGTCAGAACTTTACGGTGGTAGAGCTGCTGAAGAAGTTATTTTTGGTAAAGAATATATTACAACTGGTGCTAGTAGTGATATACAAAGAGCCACTGCAATAGCTCGTTATATAGTTACACAAATTGGAATGGATGAAAAATTCGGACCTGTTTTATTAGATGGAACTCAAGATGGAGATATGTTTCAAAGAAAATATTATTCTGAACAAACAGGTAAAGAAATTGATGACGAAATTAGAAAATTAGTTAAGGAAAGGTATCAAAAAGCAATAGATATTTTAAATGAAAATAGAAATAAACTAGAAGCTGTAACAAATAGATTGCTTGAAAAAGAAACCATTATGGGAGATGAATTTGAAGCTATAATGGCAGATGAAAATATTTAA
- the ahpC gene encoding alkyl hydroperoxide reductase subunit C, with protein sequence MSLIGRKVPEFKATAYKKGEKDFITVTDKDLLGKWSVFVFYPADFTFVCPTELEDLQDHYEAFKKEGAEVYSVSCDTAFVHKAWSDHSERIKKVTYPMIADPTGFLARAFEVMIEEEGLALRGSFVINPEGKIVAYEVHDNGIGREAKELLRKLQGAKFVAEHGEVCPAKWQPGSETLKPSLDLIGEL encoded by the coding sequence ATGTCATTAATAGGAAGAAAAGTTCCAGAATTTAAAGCAACAGCTTACAAAAAAGGTGAAAAGGATTTTATTACAGTTACAGATAAAGATTTATTAGGAAAATGGTCAGTATTTGTATTCTATCCAGCTGATTTTACATTTGTATGTCCAACTGAATTAGAAGATTTACAAGACCACTATGAAGCATTCAAAAAAGAAGGAGCAGAAGTTTACTCAGTTTCTTGTGACACTGCATTCGTTCATAAAGCATGGTCAGATCATTCAGAAAGAATTAAAAAAGTAACTTATCCTATGATTGCAGATCCAACTGGATTTTTAGCAAGAGCTTTTGAAGTTATGATAGAAGAAGAAGGATTAGCTTTAAGAGGAAGTTTTGTAATTAATCCTGAAGGAAAAATCGTTGCTTATGAAGTACATGATAATGGAATTGGAAGAGAAGCTAAAGAATTATTAAGAAAACTTCAAGGAGCAAAGTTTGTTGCTGAACATGGAGAAGTTTGTCCAGCTAAATGGCAACCTGGAAGTGAAACTTTAAAACCTAGCTTAGATTTAATTGGTGAATTATAA
- a CDS encoding SIR2 family NAD-dependent protein deacylase, with protein sequence MFSKTKIMKSIKDCWDKLNSADAIVVGIGAGMSTSAGLEYSGERFMKYFSDFNEKYGIKDMYTGGFYPFKTSEEYWAWWSRQIWYNRYLPEAEKVYKDLLEILKGKNYFIITTNVEHQVQKAGFSKDRLYYMQGDYGLWQCSTPCHNKTYDNEETVKKMLDEQKDMKIPSYLIPHCPVCKEEMTMNLRIDDRFVQDEGWYKANKNYNDFLEKYKDKNIVFLELGVGNNTPGIIKYPFWQMTYKNSNATYILINLNDASAPMDIENQTIGILGDISEILEKILENK encoded by the coding sequence ATGTTTTCAAAGACAAAGATTATGAAATCTATAAAAGATTGTTGGGATAAATTAAATAGTGCAGATGCTATTGTAGTAGGAATAGGTGCAGGTATGTCAACTTCTGCTGGTTTAGAATACAGTGGAGAAAGGTTTATGAAATATTTTTCAGATTTTAATGAAAAATATGGAATTAAAGATATGTACACAGGAGGTTTCTATCCTTTTAAAACAAGTGAAGAATATTGGGCTTGGTGGAGTAGACAGATTTGGTATAATCGTTATCTTCCAGAAGCTGAGAAAGTATATAAAGATTTACTTGAAATTTTAAAAGGTAAAAATTATTTTATCATCACAACTAATGTTGAACATCAGGTACAAAAAGCAGGGTTTTCAAAAGATAGACTTTACTATATGCAAGGAGATTATGGATTGTGGCAATGTTCTACACCTTGTCATAATAAGACTTATGATAATGAAGAAACAGTGAAAAAAATGTTAGATGAACAAAAAGATATGAAAATACCTTCATATTTAATACCACATTGTCCAGTTTGTAAAGAAGAAATGACAATGAATCTAAGAATAGATGATAGATTTGTTCAAGATGAAGGTTGGTATAAGGCAAATAAAAATTATAATGATTTTTTAGAAAAATATAAGGATAAAAATATAGTTTTCTTAGAATTAGGAGTTGGAAATAATACTCCGGGAATTATAAAATATCCTTTTTGGCAAATGACATATAAAAATTCTAATGCAACTTACATTTTAATTAATTTAAATGATGCATCAGCTCCAATGGATATAGAAAATCAAACTATTGGAATTTTAGGAGATATTTCAGAAATTTTAGAAAAAATATTAGAAAATAAATAA
- a CDS encoding protein-ADP-ribose hydrolase has protein sequence MTQNERRIYLIKRLIDEREIYSNTEIPTEIDGQKRLLRALFNIREPKEIDSEFLKIQDEYLKYELEEKGIVDIEDLKPIKENIYLWQGDITRLKVDAIVNAANSGMLGCFVPNHSCIDNIIHTYSGIQLRMECHRLMLEQGKNEETGKAKITSAYNLPSKYVIHTVGPIVFGELRDEHRELLKSCYNSILNLVKENNLKSVAFCCISTGEFHFPNEEAAKIAIGTVQEFLEKNKINIKVVFNVFKDKDYEIYKRLLG, from the coding sequence ATGACTCAAAATGAAAGAAGAATATATTTAATAAAAAGATTAATAGATGAAAGGGAAATTTATTCTAATACAGAAATTCCAACAGAAATAGATGGACAAAAAAGATTATTAAGAGCTTTATTCAATATAAGAGAACCAAAAGAAATAGATAGTGAGTTTCTAAAGATTCAAGATGAATATTTAAAATATGAGCTTGAAGAAAAAGGAATAGTGGATATAGAAGATTTAAAGCCAATAAAAGAAAATATATATCTATGGCAAGGAGATATTACAAGATTAAAAGTAGATGCAATAGTTAATGCAGCTAACAGTGGAATGTTAGGTTGCTTTGTTCCCAATCATTCTTGTATAGACAATATAATCCACACTTATTCAGGTATTCAATTAAGAATGGAATGTCATAGATTAATGTTAGAACAAGGTAAAAATGAAGAAACAGGAAAGGCTAAGATAACCTCTGCATATAATTTACCTAGTAAATATGTAATTCATACAGTAGGACCTATTGTTTTTGGTGAGTTAAGAGATGAACATAGAGAACTATTGAAAAGTTGTTATAATTCTATTTTAAATTTAGTAAAAGAAAATAATTTAAAAAGTGTAGCTTTTTGTTGTATTTCAACTGGAGAATTTCATTTTCCAAATGAAGAAGCAGCTAAGATTGCTATTGGTACAGTGCAAGAATTTTTAGAAAAAAATAAAATAAATATTAAGGTGGTATTTAATGTTTTCAAAGACAAAGATTATGAAATCTATAAAAGATTGTTGGGATAA